A window from Kribbella jejuensis encodes these proteins:
- a CDS encoding SRPBCC family protein produces the protein MSDILHRVGIIAPTKDVYDALTTIDGLAGWWTEDTTGDVDGVIQFRFASAGGDGFDMKVLEKSPELIRWEVVGGPDEWIGTEVSFTLSRADQFTIVLFKQAGWREQVEFMYHCSTKWATFLMSLKQYVETGKGEPAPNDVLVSNWH, from the coding sequence ATGAGCGATATTCTGCACCGGGTCGGCATCATCGCACCGACCAAGGACGTGTACGACGCCCTCACCACGATCGACGGCCTGGCCGGCTGGTGGACCGAGGACACCACCGGCGACGTGGACGGCGTGATCCAGTTCCGGTTCGCCAGTGCGGGCGGCGACGGGTTCGATATGAAGGTCCTGGAGAAGTCTCCGGAGCTGATCCGCTGGGAGGTCGTTGGCGGACCCGACGAATGGATCGGTACCGAGGTCAGCTTCACGCTGTCCCGCGCCGACCAGTTCACGATCGTCCTGTTCAAGCAGGCGGGCTGGCGCGAGCAGGTCGAGTTCATGTACCACTGCAGCACCAAGTGGGCGACGTTCCTGATGAGCCTCAAGCAGTACGTCGAAACCGGCAAGGGCGAGCCCGCGCCGAACGACGTACTCGTGAGCAACTGGCACTAG
- a CDS encoding enoyl-CoA hydratase/isomerase family protein: MTGLRLTVDGPVARVVLDRPEVRNAQTPAMWAELADFGTALPSEVRVVVVSGEGPSFSAGLDRRLIMGDNDLGEEPLLSLGAKPADELDALIAHFQAGFSWLRNPEIVSIAAVQGHAVGAGFQLALACDLRVVTPDAKFSMREPALGLVPDLGGTKPLVELIGYARALEICATTRWVEADEAKELGLANIVVPADELAATVKDLTDAVLAPLPGAIRETKALLLGAADRSYDDQLRAERAAQARRLKELIAALG; encoded by the coding sequence ATGACAGGTCTGCGACTGACGGTGGACGGGCCGGTGGCCCGGGTGGTGCTGGATCGTCCTGAGGTGCGGAACGCCCAGACGCCGGCGATGTGGGCCGAGTTGGCCGACTTCGGTACAGCGCTGCCGTCGGAGGTCCGCGTGGTTGTCGTGTCGGGGGAGGGGCCCTCGTTCTCGGCCGGGCTCGACCGCCGCCTGATCATGGGCGACAACGACCTGGGCGAGGAGCCGCTGCTCAGCCTCGGCGCGAAGCCGGCCGACGAGCTCGACGCGCTGATCGCGCACTTCCAGGCAGGATTCTCCTGGTTGCGGAATCCGGAGATCGTCAGCATCGCGGCCGTCCAGGGGCACGCGGTCGGCGCCGGCTTCCAGCTCGCGCTGGCCTGCGACCTGCGCGTCGTCACACCGGACGCCAAGTTCAGCATGCGCGAGCCCGCGCTCGGCCTGGTCCCGGACCTGGGTGGTACGAAGCCGTTGGTCGAGCTCATCGGATACGCGCGGGCGCTGGAGATCTGCGCCACCACGCGCTGGGTCGAGGCGGACGAGGCGAAGGAGCTCGGCCTGGCGAACATCGTCGTACCGGCCGATGAGCTGGCCGCGACGGTGAAGGACCTCACCGACGCCGTGCTGGCCCCGCTGCCCGGAGCGATCCGCGAGACCAAGGCATTGCTCCTCGGTGCCGCGGACCGCTCGTACGACGATCAACTCCGAGCCGAACGAGCGGCGCAGGCCCGCCGCCTCAAGGAACTGATCGCCGCCCTGGGCTAG
- a CDS encoding ABC-F family ATP-binding cassette domain-containing protein yields MITVSNLEVRVGARQLLAPASFRVGPGDKVGLVGRNGAGKTTLTKILAGEGLPASGSVTSSGEIGYLPQDPRTGDLDVLARDRILSARGLDDVVRRLRSAEKSMGSADEKTRAKGMRRYERAEADLHAAGGYAAESEAARIAANLGLPDRVLGQPLSTLSGGQRRRVELARILFAQAETLLLDEPTNHLDADSIIWLRDFLKSYAGGVIMISHDVNLLEQTVTRVFHLDANRAEIDIYNVGWKAYLSQRETDERRRKRERANAEKKASQLVDQANKMRAKATKATAAQQMLRRAEQLMSSLEDVRAQDRVAKIAFPTPAPCGKTPLMARELSKSYGSLEIFTDVDLAIDKGSRVVVLGLNGAGKTTLLRILGGIEKPDTGEIIDGHGLKLGYYAQEHETLDVNRTVLENMKSAAPDLNETQARSVLGSFLFTGDDADKPARVLSGGEKTRLALATLVVSAANVLLLDEPTNNLDPASRAEVLNAIRSYTGAIVLVTHDEGAVEALEPERVVLLPDGVEDLWTSDYADLVSLA; encoded by the coding sequence ATGATCACTGTTTCCAATCTCGAGGTTCGCGTCGGTGCCCGTCAGTTGCTCGCGCCCGCGTCGTTCCGGGTCGGTCCCGGCGACAAGGTCGGGCTGGTCGGGCGGAACGGAGCCGGCAAGACCACGCTGACCAAGATCCTCGCCGGTGAGGGCCTGCCGGCCAGCGGGTCGGTGACGTCCTCGGGCGAGATCGGCTACCTGCCGCAGGACCCGCGCACCGGCGACCTCGACGTACTCGCCCGGGACCGGATCCTGTCCGCCCGCGGTCTGGACGACGTCGTACGCCGGCTGCGCTCGGCCGAGAAGTCGATGGGCAGCGCCGACGAGAAGACCCGCGCCAAGGGCATGCGGCGGTACGAGCGCGCCGAGGCCGACCTGCACGCCGCGGGTGGGTACGCCGCCGAGTCCGAAGCGGCCCGGATCGCCGCGAACCTCGGCCTCCCGGACCGTGTCCTCGGGCAGCCGCTGTCGACGCTGTCGGGCGGTCAGCGCCGCCGCGTCGAGCTGGCCCGGATCCTGTTCGCGCAGGCCGAGACGCTGCTGCTGGACGAGCCGACCAACCACCTGGACGCGGACTCGATCATCTGGCTGCGGGACTTCCTGAAGTCGTACGCCGGTGGCGTGATCATGATCAGCCACGACGTCAACCTGCTCGAGCAGACCGTCACCCGGGTCTTCCACCTGGACGCGAACCGGGCCGAGATCGACATCTACAACGTCGGCTGGAAGGCGTACCTGAGCCAGCGCGAGACCGACGAGCGGCGCCGCAAGCGCGAGCGGGCGAACGCGGAGAAGAAGGCCTCCCAGCTCGTCGACCAGGCGAACAAGATGCGCGCGAAGGCGACCAAGGCGACCGCCGCCCAGCAGATGCTCCGGCGCGCCGAGCAGCTGATGTCGTCGCTCGAGGACGTGCGTGCCCAGGATCGGGTCGCGAAGATCGCGTTCCCGACGCCGGCCCCGTGCGGCAAGACGCCGCTGATGGCGCGGGAGCTCTCGAAGTCGTACGGCTCGCTGGAGATCTTCACCGACGTCGACCTGGCGATCGACAAGGGCTCGCGCGTCGTCGTACTCGGGCTGAACGGCGCCGGTAAGACCACGCTGCTGCGGATCCTCGGCGGGATCGAGAAGCCCGACACCGGCGAGATCATCGACGGCCACGGCCTCAAGCTCGGGTACTACGCCCAGGAGCACGAGACGCTCGACGTCAACCGGACCGTCTTGGAGAACATGAAGTCCGCCGCCCCGGACCTGAACGAGACCCAGGCGCGCAGCGTACTCGGCTCGTTCCTGTTCACCGGCGACGACGCCGACAAGCCGGCCCGGGTGCTCTCCGGTGGCGAGAAGACCCGGCTCGCGCTCGCCACACTGGTCGTCTCGGCGGCGAACGTACTGCTGCTCGACGAGCCGACCAACAACCTTGACCCGGCCTCCCGCGCCGAGGTGCTGAACGCGATCCGCTCGTACACCGGCGCGATCGTCCTGGTCACCCACGACGAGGGTGCGGTCGAGGCACTCGAACCGGAGCGAGTCGTCCTGCTGCCGGACGGCGTCGAAGACCTCTGGACCAGCGACTACGCCGACCTGGTCTCGCTCGCCTGA
- a CDS encoding neutral zinc metallopeptidase — translation MKFNPDADLDTSGVEDTRGSGGGGRSGLPTGMIPVGGGIGGIILLVVILLLSGGLPGGGGSDQPATQNTSSGSLSNCKKGSDLQSNSDCRFVFYQNSIQSFWATELPRRGKKYTPAAMRVFDGSVNTGCGPATSAVGPFYCPPDKRVYLDIGFFQTLQTDLGARGGEFAEAYVVAHEYGHHIQNLYGILDRIKTRNGPTSDSVRSELQADCLAGVWTNHATTVPNKSGQPLITDLTQDDIARGLDAAASVGDDRIQQKTQGQVTPESFSHGTAAQRMKWFQAGMDSGDMTACDTWSARTL, via the coding sequence GTGAAATTCAATCCGGACGCGGATCTCGACACCAGCGGCGTCGAGGACACCCGCGGTAGTGGTGGCGGTGGCCGCAGCGGGCTGCCGACCGGGATGATCCCGGTCGGTGGCGGCATCGGCGGCATCATCCTGCTGGTCGTGATCCTGCTGCTGTCCGGTGGCCTGCCAGGCGGAGGTGGCAGCGACCAACCGGCGACGCAGAACACGTCGAGCGGCAGCCTGAGCAACTGCAAGAAGGGCTCCGACCTGCAGTCGAACTCGGACTGCCGGTTCGTCTTCTACCAGAACTCGATCCAGAGCTTCTGGGCCACCGAGCTCCCCCGGCGCGGCAAGAAGTACACGCCGGCCGCGATGCGGGTCTTCGACGGCTCGGTGAACACCGGCTGCGGCCCGGCGACCAGCGCGGTCGGCCCGTTCTACTGCCCACCCGACAAGCGGGTGTACCTGGACATCGGGTTCTTCCAGACCCTGCAGACCGATCTCGGCGCCCGCGGCGGCGAGTTCGCCGAGGCGTACGTCGTCGCGCACGAGTACGGCCACCACATCCAGAACCTGTACGGCATCCTCGACCGGATCAAGACCCGCAACGGCCCGACGTCGGACTCGGTCCGCTCCGAACTGCAGGCCGACTGCCTCGCCGGTGTCTGGACCAACCACGCGACCACGGTCCCGAACAAGAGCGGCCAGCCGCTCATCACCGACCTCACCCAGGACGACATCGCCCGCGGCCTCGACGCGGCCGCCTCCGTCGGCGACGACCGCATCCAGCAGAAGACCCAGGGCCAGGTAACCCCCGAGTCCTTCAGCCACGGCACCGCCGCCCAACGCATGAAGTGGTTCCAGGCCGGCATGGACTCCGGCGACATGACCGCCTGCGACACCTGGTCCGCGCGCACCCTCTGA
- a CDS encoding TadE/TadG family type IV pilus assembly protein — MARRSRLVEFFRIDAPRNHRLFSRGALSPAVAILAVMIFTLAGLVIDGGRQLGARSRAVGYAQEAARVGAAAIQLNSAAAKIDTTKAATAIAGFCAQVQSNDPTVTACGPTTLTEKEVDIQVAIQNRTTFLGLIGKQSLKAVGTGQAHAEQGVEKADDSPSVPPIVVNRTTDGPGNIPITTAQPPTIDLPCPTWTVGSPTPPWTLSPFPFPATCSPNVTPTPTDSPTSPDTPPTGPTSSSPPAR; from the coding sequence ATGGCTCGTAGGTCCCGGCTGGTCGAGTTCTTCCGGATCGATGCTCCGCGCAACCATCGGCTGTTCTCCCGGGGCGCGCTGAGCCCCGCGGTCGCGATCCTCGCGGTGATGATCTTCACGCTGGCCGGTCTCGTCATCGACGGCGGCCGGCAGCTGGGCGCCCGGTCGCGCGCGGTCGGGTACGCGCAGGAAGCCGCCCGCGTCGGCGCCGCGGCGATCCAGCTGAACTCGGCCGCCGCGAAGATCGACACGACCAAGGCCGCGACCGCGATCGCCGGCTTCTGCGCCCAGGTCCAGTCCAACGACCCGACCGTCACCGCCTGCGGCCCGACCACCCTGACCGAGAAGGAAGTCGACATCCAGGTCGCCATCCAGAACCGCACCACCTTCCTCGGCCTGATCGGCAAACAGTCCCTGAAGGCCGTCGGCACCGGCCAAGCCCACGCCGAACAAGGCGTAGAAAAAGCCGACGACAGCCCCAGCGTCCCCCCGATCGTCGTGAACAGGACGACCGACGGCCCGGGCAACATCCCGATCACGACGGCCCAGCCGCCGACGATCGACCTGCCGTGCCCGACCTGGACGGTCGGCTCGCCGACCCCGCCCTGGACCCTGTCGCCGTTCCCGTTCCCCGCGACCTGCTCGCCGAACGTCACCCCGACACCTACCGACAGCCCCACCTCGCCCGACACCCCGCCGACCGGCCCGACGAGTTCGTCGCCGCCGGCGCGCTAG
- a CDS encoding TadE/TadG family type IV pilus assembly protein, protein MLSILLRLPGRRERGTMALEMVILAPVLLALFMFLLACGRYFQTSSQLESAARDGARGASQSRSAQEAQGRVDQAVTAALSQSVKSCKESASGSLTTGFVAGQPLSVEVTCTINYRDLGLLGLGGDTTITKRFTSSLDPYRGVRGDGS, encoded by the coding sequence ATGCTTTCAATACTGCTGAGGCTGCCGGGCCGGCGCGAACGCGGGACGATGGCGCTGGAGATGGTGATCCTGGCGCCGGTGCTGCTGGCGTTGTTCATGTTCCTGCTCGCCTGCGGCCGGTACTTCCAGACCTCGTCGCAGCTCGAGAGCGCGGCCCGCGACGGCGCCCGCGGCGCGAGTCAGTCACGCTCGGCGCAGGAAGCACAGGGACGCGTGGACCAGGCCGTGACCGCCGCGCTGAGTCAGTCGGTGAAGTCCTGCAAGGAAAGCGCGTCCGGCTCACTGACCACCGGCTTCGTTGCCGGGCAGCCGTTGTCGGTCGAGGTCACCTGCACGATCAACTACCGCGACCTGGGCCTGCTGGGACTCGGTGGCGACACCACGATCACCAAGCGGTTCACGTCGTCGCTCGACCCGTACCGGGGGGTGCGCGGTGATGGCTCGTAG
- a CDS encoding TadE family protein, with protein MRLGRQRVRRRRSERGVSTLELAILAPMILVLIFVSIQTALWLYGRSVALNAAQEGVSRLRLVQPPVYTPAVAEKVRADIESYAQQLGGTTLQHASVEFPKYNDPQGMVSFTVKGDTVSLVPGLNLTVTQTATGPIEQFQADK; from the coding sequence ATGCGGCTGGGGAGGCAGCGGGTACGGCGGAGACGCTCGGAGCGGGGGGTCAGCACGCTGGAGCTGGCGATCCTGGCGCCGATGATCCTCGTGCTGATCTTCGTCTCCATCCAGACCGCTCTCTGGCTGTACGGGCGGTCGGTCGCACTGAACGCGGCGCAGGAGGGTGTCTCGCGGTTGCGGCTCGTCCAGCCGCCGGTCTACACGCCGGCCGTGGCGGAGAAGGTGCGCGCGGACATCGAGTCCTACGCCCAGCAGTTGGGCGGTACGACGTTGCAGCACGCCAGTGTCGAGTTCCCGAAGTACAACGATCCGCAAGGCATGGTGTCGTTCACCGTCAAGGGCGACACCGTCTCGCTGGTACCAGGTCTGAACCTGACCGTGACCCAGACCGCGACCGGACCGATCGAGCAGTTCCAGGCGGACAAGTGA
- a CDS encoding type II secretion system F family protein yields MTWAFITGGIAGLGVYVLVRMFIKPRANVLSTIARIDAGRGGYTSATTSAAGERVLGGVDRARESLGRRLELEANARGWAFGKLRRDLAVMNQPFAAMLATKVLFALGALVFIPIVLLLFSAIGLTAPGFSPAIVTLAFMALAFFLPDLALRQQADKRRRDFRHVVGSFLDLVAMNLAGGRGLPEALMTASTIGEHWAMARIRQALANARLIGITPWDAMARLGEDLGVEELRDLASALALAGDEGAKIRSSLLARAASLRRKELADVEGKAGERSQSMLVAQLVMIAAFFLFLAFPAGVAILGS; encoded by the coding sequence ATGACGTGGGCCTTCATCACCGGCGGTATCGCCGGGCTCGGCGTGTACGTGCTGGTCCGGATGTTCATCAAGCCGCGGGCCAACGTGCTGTCCACGATCGCGCGGATCGACGCCGGTCGCGGTGGCTACACCAGCGCGACCACGAGCGCGGCGGGGGAGCGGGTGCTCGGCGGCGTGGACCGGGCCCGCGAGTCGCTCGGCCGCCGGCTGGAGCTGGAGGCGAACGCGCGCGGCTGGGCGTTCGGCAAGCTCCGCCGGGACCTCGCGGTGATGAACCAGCCGTTCGCCGCGATGCTCGCCACCAAGGTGCTGTTCGCGCTCGGCGCGCTGGTATTCATCCCGATCGTGCTGCTGCTGTTCTCGGCGATCGGCCTGACGGCGCCCGGCTTCTCGCCCGCGATCGTGACGCTGGCGTTCATGGCGCTGGCGTTCTTCCTGCCCGATCTGGCGCTGCGCCAGCAGGCGGACAAACGGCGGCGGGACTTCCGGCACGTGGTCGGCAGCTTCCTGGACCTGGTCGCGATGAACCTGGCCGGCGGCCGGGGGCTGCCCGAGGCGCTGATGACCGCGTCCACGATCGGCGAGCACTGGGCGATGGCCCGGATCCGGCAGGCGCTCGCGAACGCCCGGCTGATCGGCATCACGCCGTGGGACGCGATGGCCCGGCTCGGCGAGGACCTCGGCGTCGAGGAACTCCGCGACCTGGCGTCCGCGCTCGCGCTGGCCGGCGACGAGGGCGCGAAGATCCGCTCGTCGCTGCTGGCCCGGGCCGCGTCGCTGCGCCGCAAGGAGCTCGCCGACGTGGAAGGCAAGGCGGGGGAGCGGTCGCAGTCCATGCTGGTCGCCCAGCTCGTCATGATCGCGGCGTTCTTCCTGTTCCTGGCCTTCCCGGCCGGGGTGGCCATCCTCGGAAGTTAG
- a CDS encoding type II secretion system F family protein — translation MSLQTLGALICGAVVGGAVLLLIVAIRGTEPKDATPSLFRDRSAENRKNLIRLGAGLAVGLLVLVVTRWLVLAVALGLLAVMADRFFGGTGEERRAIERLDALATWTEALRDTIAGAVGLEQAIPATAVNAAPAIKPSLNLLVDRLRIREPLPSALMRFADDLDDPSADLIVAALVLNARLRGPGLREVLSALADSAREELDVRRKVAAERRSTRRSVQVVVAITLIMAAGLVLFNPTYMAPYRGFIGQIVLAIVIGLYAIGLLWLRRLAKIEVPERFLIGTARDHGQHRPGDERMEVVSG, via the coding sequence GTGAGTTTGCAAACGCTGGGGGCGCTGATCTGTGGTGCGGTGGTCGGTGGCGCGGTACTGCTGCTGATCGTCGCGATCCGCGGTACCGAGCCGAAGGACGCGACGCCGTCGCTGTTCCGGGACCGGAGCGCCGAGAACCGGAAGAACCTGATCCGCCTCGGTGCCGGGCTCGCGGTCGGCCTGCTCGTGCTCGTGGTCACCCGCTGGCTCGTCCTCGCGGTCGCGCTCGGCCTGTTGGCCGTGATGGCGGACCGGTTCTTCGGCGGTACCGGTGAGGAACGCCGCGCGATCGAGCGCCTGGACGCACTCGCCACCTGGACCGAAGCGCTGCGCGACACGATCGCCGGCGCGGTCGGCCTGGAACAGGCCATCCCGGCCACCGCGGTGAACGCGGCACCGGCGATCAAGCCCAGCCTGAACCTGCTCGTCGACCGGCTGCGGATCCGCGAACCGTTGCCCTCGGCCCTGATGCGGTTCGCCGACGACCTGGACGACCCGTCCGCCGACCTGATCGTCGCCGCCCTGGTGCTGAACGCCCGGCTGCGCGGCCCCGGGCTGCGCGAGGTGCTCAGCGCCCTGGCCGACTCGGCCCGCGAGGAGCTCGACGTACGCCGCAAGGTCGCCGCCGAACGCCGCTCCACCCGGCGCAGCGTGCAGGTGGTCGTCGCGATCACGCTGATCATGGCGGCGGGCCTGGTGCTGTTCAACCCGACGTACATGGCGCCGTACCGCGGCTTCATCGGGCAGATCGTGCTGGCGATCGTGATCGGGCTGTACGCGATCGGCCTGCTCTGGCTGCGGCGGCTGGCGAAGATCGAGGTACCGGAGCGGTTCCTGATCGGCACGGCGAGGGACCACGGCCAGCACCGGCCGGGTGACGAGCGGATGGAGGTGGTGAGCGGATGA
- a CDS encoding CpaF family protein produces MSADQELVRRLRVQVAERLNEQRRRDQVNGVPPMSAEDEREYARSLIVQVLEDHARYELAEGRTPPTPDDDAQIAGAIHSALFGVGRLQPLIDDPDVENIDINGCDQVFVQYGDGREETPGPVAESDDELIELIQVLASHAGLTSRPFDSANPQLDLRLPDGSRLSAVMGVTARPVVSIRRARLGKVFLRDLVANGTMSDDVGSFLRAAVAARKNIMIAGATNSGKTTLLRALANEIQPHERLITVERSLELGLGEFKDLHPNVVAFEERLPNSEGVGEVTMADLVRRSLRMNPSRVIVGEVLGDEIVTMLNAMSQGNDGSLSTIHSNSSMEVFNRISTYAIQATERLPMEATQMLIAGALDFVVFVRRHNDYQRGGGVSRYIESIREVTGWDGRVLSGEVFAPGPDGRAAAHAPIACMDELEHYGYQPLVHGTWA; encoded by the coding sequence ATGAGCGCGGACCAGGAACTGGTCCGCCGGCTGCGGGTGCAGGTCGCCGAGCGGCTGAACGAGCAACGCCGGCGTGACCAGGTGAACGGCGTACCTCCGATGAGCGCGGAGGACGAACGGGAGTACGCCCGGTCGCTGATCGTGCAGGTGCTCGAGGACCACGCGCGCTACGAGCTGGCCGAAGGACGGACGCCGCCGACGCCGGACGACGACGCGCAGATCGCCGGCGCGATCCACTCCGCGCTGTTCGGCGTCGGCCGGCTGCAGCCACTGATCGACGACCCGGACGTCGAGAACATCGACATCAACGGCTGCGACCAGGTCTTCGTGCAGTACGGCGACGGCCGCGAGGAGACGCCCGGCCCGGTGGCCGAGAGCGACGACGAACTGATCGAGCTGATCCAGGTGCTGGCCTCGCACGCCGGCCTCACCAGCCGTCCGTTCGACTCCGCGAACCCGCAGCTGGACCTGCGGCTGCCGGACGGTTCCCGGTTGTCCGCGGTGATGGGTGTCACCGCCCGTCCGGTGGTCTCGATCCGGCGCGCCCGGCTGGGCAAGGTGTTCCTCCGCGACCTGGTTGCCAACGGCACCATGTCCGACGACGTCGGCTCGTTCCTGCGGGCGGCGGTCGCGGCCCGGAAGAACATCATGATCGCCGGCGCCACGAACTCCGGGAAGACGACACTGCTGCGCGCGCTGGCCAACGAGATCCAGCCGCACGAGCGGCTCATCACCGTCGAGCGGTCGCTCGAGCTCGGCCTCGGCGAGTTCAAGGACCTGCACCCGAACGTGGTGGCGTTCGAGGAGCGGCTGCCGAACTCCGAGGGCGTCGGCGAGGTCACGATGGCCGACCTGGTCCGGCGATCGCTGCGGATGAACCCGTCCCGGGTCATCGTCGGTGAGGTGCTCGGCGACGAGATCGTCACGATGCTGAACGCGATGAGCCAGGGCAACGACGGCTCGCTGTCGACGATCCACTCGAACAGCTCGATGGAAGTGTTCAACCGGATCAGCACGTACGCCATCCAGGCCACCGAACGGCTGCCGATGGAAGCCACCCAGATGCTGATCGCCGGCGCGCTCGACTTCGTCGTGTTCGTCCGGCGGCACAACGACTACCAGCGCGGCGGCGGCGTCAGCCGGTACATCGAGAGCATCCGCGAGGTGACCGGCTGGGACGGCCGGGTACTGTCCGGCGAGGTGTTCGCGCCGGGTCCGGACGGCCGCGCCGCGGCCCACGCGCCGATCGCCTGTATGGACGAACTCGAGCACTACGGCTACCAGCCCCTCGTCCACGGAACCTGGGCGTGA